In the Syntrophorhabdaceae bacterium genome, one interval contains:
- a CDS encoding HAD-IB family phosphatase, translated as MPIKVVFLDCDGTLTTIRSSWEYLHRSLNLWTENADAYQALFRAGKIDYYEFCRRDALLWRGLPLSRIHEMVRQIPYREGVRDGMATLKRLGIFTVIISTGLSVLVNHVKDDLGVDMAFSNELTNDGSSLTGEAKICVEYDRKGSLVKDVLRDLGRAPGEAAAIGDGDGDDAMFEEVALALNLSGGHRSRGSGRAKSVSGFLDAILAIENHV; from the coding sequence ATGCCCATAAAGGTTGTCTTTCTCGACTGTGACGGCACCCTGACTACCATAAGGAGCAGTTGGGAGTATCTGCACCGCAGCCTCAATCTCTGGACGGAAAACGCCGACGCGTACCAGGCGCTCTTCCGCGCCGGCAAGATAGACTACTATGAGTTTTGCCGAAGGGACGCCCTTCTCTGGAGGGGCTTGCCGCTGTCCAGGATCCACGAAATGGTGCGCCAGATTCCTTACCGGGAGGGCGTGCGTGATGGTATGGCAACCCTTAAGAGGTTAGGCATCTTTACGGTCATCATATCAACCGGGCTCTCTGTTCTCGTGAACCACGTGAAAGACGATCTGGGTGTGGACATGGCTTTTTCAAACGAACTCACGAATGATGGAAGTTCTCTAACGGGCGAGGCGAAAATATGCGTAGAGTATGATCGTAAGGGGTCTCTCGTGAAAGACGTTCTCAGAGATCTCGGGCGTGCGCCCGGCGAGGCCGCGGCCATTGGTGATGGTGATGGTGACGACGCCATGTTTGAAGAGGTGGCGCTTGCGCTCAATCTTTCGGGTGGTCACCGGTCGCGGGGGTCCGGCCGGGCAAAATCGGTTAGCGGTTTCCTTGATGCGATCTTAGCCATAGAGAACCATGTTTAG
- a CDS encoding C40 family peptidase: MFSDRQLRGLFLVFLVLCLAACAPRKILLYEAPSSTRADVVRTALAMQGKPYRSGAKGPDFFDCSGLVYYAYKQSGIFLPLGAEDQGNACYEVAPDGVRPADLVLFKIGKDLHIGIMVTKNEFVHASKSRGVVVDHVDSAYWRRRLVGYRAVP, from the coding sequence ATGTTTAGCGATCGTCAACTGCGGGGGCTTTTCCTTGTGTTCCTGGTTCTTTGTCTGGCGGCGTGCGCCCCGAGAAAGATTCTTCTCTATGAGGCGCCGAGCTCGACAAGGGCTGACGTTGTGCGCACGGCTCTCGCTATGCAGGGTAAGCCATATAGAAGCGGGGCCAAGGGGCCCGATTTCTTTGACTGCAGCGGGCTCGTGTACTACGCCTATAAACAGTCCGGCATCTTCCTGCCGCTCGGCGCCGAGGATCAGGGCAACGCGTGTTACGAGGTTGCGCCTGACGGTGTGCGACCGGCGGATCTCGTTCTCTTCAAAATAGGAAAAGACTTACACATCGGCATTATGGTGACGAAAAACGAGTTTGTTCACGCCTCCAAGTCCCGGGGCGTGGTCGTAGACCACGTTGATTCTGCCTACTGGCGAAGAAGGCTTGTAGGATACAGAGCCGTGCCTTAA
- a CDS encoding thioredoxin fold domain-containing protein translates to MKKPLATTLLVLVFFFCHTSAHADALTQGKKRARQEDKPVVAYFFSQHCVYCEQMQKNVLNDRTIADSLKNDTVYVPVDVDKQEATALAYRVRGTPTTLVLESTGKRIVEIPGYMSKDDFKMLLAYVKGRHYKMMGFGEFLRSARAASGR, encoded by the coding sequence TTTTGCCATACGAGCGCCCACGCAGACGCCCTCACCCAGGGAAAAAAGCGAGCAAGGCAGGAAGACAAGCCCGTAGTCGCCTATTTCTTCAGCCAGCACTGCGTCTACTGCGAACAGATGCAGAAGAATGTGCTCAACGACAGAACCATAGCCGACTCACTGAAAAACGACACGGTGTACGTTCCGGTCGACGTGGACAAACAAGAAGCCACCGCGCTGGCATACCGCGTGCGCGGCACGCCCACAACGCTCGTTCTCGAAAGCACAGGAAAAAGGATAGTTGAAATACCCGGCTATATGTCAAAGGACGATTTTAAGATGCTGCTCGCTTACGTTAAGGGCAGGCACTATAAAATGATGGGGTTTGGAGAGTTCCTGCGCTCTGCGCGCGCCGCCTCAGGAAGATAG